In Dyadobacter sp. CECT 9275, the following proteins share a genomic window:
- a CDS encoding cytochrome c maturation protein CcmE domain-containing protein, with protein MKKIQIFGLIIIAVAIGIIVSTAGDASTYVDFSKAKQMAADGDNESIHVVGKLKKDASGQIQEMEYRPEIDPNYFTFTLIDNNNVAQKVVYKSTKPQDFDKSEQVVVIGKMQDGAFTAEKILMKCPSKYNEGKLETTEHTAKKS; from the coding sequence ATGAAAAAGATCCAAATATTCGGGCTTATTATTATTGCTGTTGCCATCGGCATCATTGTTTCTACGGCTGGTGATGCCAGTACCTATGTAGACTTCAGCAAGGCCAAACAAATGGCCGCGGACGGTGACAACGAAAGTATTCATGTGGTAGGCAAATTGAAAAAAGATGCCTCCGGCCAAATCCAGGAAATGGAGTATCGTCCGGAAATTGACCCTAACTATTTCACTTTCACGCTGATCGACAACAACAATGTGGCTCAGAAAGTAGTATATAAAAGTACCAAACCACAGGATTTCGATAAATCGGAACAGGTGGTTGTGATTGGGAAAATGCAGGACGGCGCTTTTACTGCCGAAAAGATCCTGATGAAATGTCCTTCTAAATACAACGAGGGAAAACTGGAAACCACTGAACATACTGCCAAAAAATCATGA
- a CDS encoding CcmD family protein: MNTLKKISLLCLFLLTTVTNLLAQTAGDQVEMADKLRADGKIWVVVAVVTVVFLGIVINMLRLDSKITKVEKELNIK; the protein is encoded by the coding sequence ATGAATACTCTGAAAAAAATATCATTGCTCTGCCTGTTCTTATTAACAACAGTAACAAATTTGCTGGCTCAAACAGCTGGAGACCAGGTGGAAATGGCTGATAAACTCAGGGCCGACGGGAAAATATGGGTGGTGGTGGCCGTGGTAACCGTAGTATTCCTGGGCATTGTGATCAACATGCTCCGGCTGGACTCCAAAATCACCAAGGTTGAAAAAGAATTAAACATCAAGTAA
- the ccsA gene encoding cytochrome c biogenesis protein CcsA has translation MRKKWWKILCIILLLYVMIMGFMGPVPHLPIVNETVRNTYFHVALWLSMTTLLLASMIFSIRYLRDGNIKNDDIASELAKSGIFYGILGCMTGSVWANFTWGDPWPNDPKLNGAAVGILMYLAYLLLRGSFEDEQRKARISSVYNIFAFAVFIPLIYILPRLTDSLHPGSGGNSTFGSFDLDSNLRKVFYPAIIGWILMGLWLAELRVRLKIINRVQQDKVTDHAR, from the coding sequence ATGAGAAAAAAGTGGTGGAAAATACTGTGTATCATATTGTTACTCTATGTAATGATCATGGGTTTTATGGGCCCGGTTCCTCATCTGCCCATTGTAAATGAAACGGTACGGAATACTTACTTTCACGTAGCACTATGGCTGTCCATGACAACGTTGCTGCTGGCATCCATGATTTTTTCGATAAGGTACCTGCGCGACGGAAATATCAAAAATGACGATATAGCCAGCGAACTGGCTAAGTCGGGTATCTTTTATGGTATACTGGGCTGTATGACCGGCTCCGTTTGGGCCAATTTCACCTGGGGCGACCCATGGCCTAACGACCCCAAACTAAACGGTGCCGCTGTGGGGATACTGATGTACCTTGCTTACCTGCTGCTGAGAGGTTCATTTGAAGACGAGCAGCGAAAAGCCAGGATTTCCTCTGTTTACAACATTTTTGCGTTCGCTGTATTTATTCCGCTGATCTATATTTTGCCCCGCCTTACCGACTCCCTGCATCCGGGAAGCGGAGGAAACAGTACCTTCGGGTCGTTTGATCTGGATTCAAACCTGCGAAAGGTTTTTTATCCTGCTATCATCGGGTGGATACTGATGGGGCTCTGGCTGGCGGAACTGCGCGTAAGGTTAAAAATCATTAACAGGGTTCAGCAGGACAAAGTGACTGATCATGCACGCTAA
- a CDS encoding heme exporter protein CcmB, translating into MNEIKTLIWKEVTLEWRQKYAISGMLLYVVSTVFICYLSFNLKRNQLTPIVWNTLFWIILLFTAVNAIAKSFSQERYGRLLYYYNLCSPQAIILSKIIYNCLIMIVLSMIGFGFYAFVMGNPVGDPGLYLLSIMLAAIGFASVLTLVAGIASKAENSATLMTVLSFPIILPMLLMTIRLAKNAIDGLDWDSSMDEIRTLLAIDAIVVTLSYLLFPYLWRS; encoded by the coding sequence TTGAACGAGATCAAAACCCTCATATGGAAGGAGGTTACCCTTGAATGGCGCCAGAAATACGCAATCAGCGGAATGCTCCTGTATGTGGTAAGTACTGTTTTCATCTGCTACCTGAGTTTCAACCTGAAAAGGAACCAGCTGACACCCATCGTTTGGAATACCCTGTTCTGGATCATCCTTCTGTTTACAGCCGTAAACGCCATTGCCAAGAGTTTTTCGCAGGAACGTTACGGCAGGCTTTTATACTATTACAATTTGTGCAGTCCACAGGCAATCATTTTATCCAAAATAATATATAATTGCCTGATCATGATCGTTTTATCCATGATAGGATTTGGCTTTTACGCATTTGTAATGGGTAATCCGGTAGGTGATCCTGGTTTATATCTTTTAAGCATCATGCTGGCAGCAATCGGTTTTGCTTCGGTGCTGACGCTCGTTGCGGGGATTGCTTCAAAAGCCGAAAACAGTGCCACCCTGATGACCGTTTTGAGTTTTCCGATTATTCTTCCCATGCTATTGATGACGATCCGGCTTGCCAAAAATGCAATCGACGGGCTGGACTGGGACTCGAGCATGGACGAGATCAGGACTTTACTGGCTATTGATGCGATTGTAGTCACGCTGAGTTATCTGCTTTTTCCATATCTGTGGCGGAGCTAG
- a CDS encoding FeoA family protein — protein sequence MSVRTVSNLKKGEKGIIKSFNDKVMSLKLLEMGCIPGCEVRLDAVAPLGDPVCINIGGNYCLSLRKNEAAAIEIE from the coding sequence ATGTCTGTCCGGACGGTTTCTAACCTGAAAAAGGGAGAAAAGGGAATAATCAAATCATTTAACGATAAGGTAATGTCTCTGAAATTACTGGAAATGGGTTGCATACCGGGCTGTGAAGTGAGGCTGGATGCAGTGGCTCCGTTGGGGGATCCGGTATGTATCAATATCGGAGGAAATTACTGCCTGTCGTTAAGAAAAAACGAGGCGGCCGCCATTGAGATTGAATAA
- the feoB gene encoding ferrous iron transport protein B, with the protein MKQENIKIALVGNPNAGKSTLFNGLTGLRQKTGNFPGVTVEKKSGRFSLKTAGNQSHEVVVVDLPGTYSIYPKSADESVVMDILANPLHPDYPDAVVVVADASNLQRNLLLFTEIHDLGLPTILALNMLDVASDMGLTVNAVQLAMQLKVPVVRINARTGEGLDKLKEAVLQLAKNTGIGEVSYFYDFDQKDHRMIEEVKELYQLSNNYVAMQYVCQHDNFSFLEQPIRTKLDTVIDKYGFDESNFLAAETIARYEKLRPIIQKAVKSEGIIQQPYWTRKLDAVLLHPLWGYLSFALVLLLVFQAIFAWASYPMDLIDAGTAATIEWVKGIVPAGVLNDLLTDGILAGIGGVIIFIPQIAILFALVAVLEESGYMARVMVIMDKLMRKFGLNGRSVVPLISGVACAVPAIMTTRSISSRHERLLTILVTPLMSCSARLPIYAILIALIVPDEKVLGVFNMAGLVLFALYFLGLAGALGSAWLLSLFIPKNEPGYFMLEMPSYKLPRWGHVGMTMYESVKSFVLEAGKVIVTISIILWVLASYGPGDNMEVAEQNVVAKMQQQPQEEIDAAVASVRLENSYAGSFGRLIEPVIKPLGYDWKIGIALLASFAAREVFVGTMATIYSISGDSEDVPTVKERLAKEVNPETGTAMYTPAVCYSLLMFYVFAMMCMSTIAVVYRETRGWKWPVIQLVYMMTLAYAAAFVAYQLLS; encoded by the coding sequence TTGAAACAAGAAAATATAAAAATTGCGCTGGTTGGCAATCCCAATGCAGGAAAGTCCACTTTGTTTAATGGCCTGACAGGGCTCCGTCAGAAGACGGGTAACTTTCCGGGAGTAACGGTTGAAAAGAAATCGGGGCGTTTTTCTCTTAAAACGGCAGGCAACCAGTCTCATGAGGTGGTTGTGGTGGATTTACCCGGAACCTATAGCATTTATCCGAAGTCGGCTGATGAAAGCGTGGTGATGGACATCCTTGCAAATCCACTGCATCCCGATTATCCCGATGCAGTGGTTGTGGTTGCCGATGCCTCGAATCTTCAGCGTAATCTGTTACTTTTTACCGAAATCCATGACCTGGGCTTGCCTACAATCCTTGCGCTCAACATGCTGGATGTGGCATCGGATATGGGGCTTACAGTCAATGCTGTACAGCTTGCCATGCAATTGAAAGTGCCCGTGGTGCGCATCAACGCGCGTACCGGGGAGGGTTTGGATAAACTGAAGGAAGCGGTTTTGCAACTGGCAAAAAATACCGGAATTGGGGAGGTGTCTTACTTTTATGATTTCGATCAAAAGGATCACAGGATGATCGAGGAGGTGAAAGAACTTTATCAGCTAAGCAATAATTACGTTGCCATGCAGTATGTATGCCAGCATGATAATTTTTCTTTTCTGGAACAGCCCATCCGCACAAAACTGGATACCGTTATAGATAAATACGGGTTTGATGAAAGCAATTTCCTGGCAGCGGAAACCATAGCCAGGTATGAAAAACTCAGGCCCATTATTCAGAAAGCGGTAAAGTCGGAGGGTATTATACAGCAGCCCTACTGGACGCGGAAACTGGATGCCGTGCTCTTACATCCGTTGTGGGGATACCTGTCTTTTGCTTTAGTTTTATTGCTTGTTTTTCAGGCCATTTTTGCATGGGCTTCTTACCCGATGGATTTAATTGACGCCGGTACAGCGGCAACCATTGAATGGGTGAAAGGTATAGTACCTGCAGGGGTCCTGAACGATTTGCTTACCGACGGCATACTGGCAGGTATTGGGGGTGTCATTATTTTTATTCCGCAGATCGCCATTCTGTTTGCCCTGGTAGCAGTGCTGGAGGAATCCGGTTACATGGCGAGGGTGATGGTGATTATGGATAAACTGATGCGCAAATTTGGATTGAACGGCAGGAGTGTAGTGCCATTAATCTCCGGTGTTGCCTGTGCAGTTCCGGCTATAATGACCACCCGCAGCATCAGCAGCCGCCACGAAAGGCTGCTTACCATTTTGGTAACACCGCTGATGAGCTGCTCGGCCCGTTTGCCCATTTATGCCATACTCATTGCACTTATTGTACCGGATGAAAAAGTGCTGGGTGTTTTTAACATGGCCGGACTAGTACTTTTTGCTTTATATTTCCTGGGCCTGGCAGGTGCTTTGGGCTCAGCCTGGCTTTTGTCTCTTTTTATCCCTAAAAATGAGCCTGGTTATTTCATGCTTGAAATGCCATCCTACAAGCTGCCACGCTGGGGACATGTCGGAATGACGATGTACGAAAGCGTTAAGTCTTTTGTACTGGAAGCTGGGAAGGTGATTGTTACCATATCTATCATCCTTTGGGTGCTGGCCTCATACGGCCCAGGAGATAACATGGAAGTAGCGGAACAGAATGTAGTTGCGAAAATGCAGCAGCAGCCGCAGGAAGAGATTGATGCCGCCGTGGCTTCCGTACGACTGGAAAATTCGTACGCAGGAAGTTTCGGCCGCCTCATCGAACCAGTGATCAAACCCCTGGGTTACGACTGGAAAATAGGTATTGCCCTGCTGGCTTCCTTTGCAGCCCGCGAGGTTTTTGTAGGTACTATGGCTACCATTTACAGTATCAGTGGTGATTCGGAGGATGTACCCACCGTTAAGGAAAGGCTTGCGAAGGAGGTTAACCCGGAGACGGGGACTGCTATGTATACTCCCGCTGTCTGTTATTCACTCTTAATGTTTTATGTTTTTGCCATGATGTGTATGAGCACCATTGCGGTAGTTTACAGAGAGACAAGGGGATGGAAATGGCCGGTCATTCAGTTGGTTTACATGATGACGCTCGCTTATGCGGCAGCCTTTGTGGCATACCAGCTCTTGTCCTGA
- a CDS encoding NAD(P)H-hydrate dehydratase has product MKILNVGQIRDLDAFTIENEPVSSVNLMERAAQAFCWWFCNQFVNTRPVTVFCGQGNNGGDGLAIARILSQKCYDVRVYIIEHTANTSADFSENLKRLSDHLTPFQIRKETDLPDLSEKTICIDALLGSGLSRPAEGIMAKVIGLLNTSRNKVVSVDIASGLFIDKSNQETDPIIQPLFTITFQLPKLAFFMPQNAVFVGEWRIVDIGLDTVHLLQQHTPYYYTDSAHAESIIRPRNKFSHKGTFGHALIIAGSYGKIGAAILAGKACLRSGVGLLTLHIPECGYEIAQISLPEAMVSVDVDRKFNTALGSVSSYSSIGIGPGLGQEDATAQMLAKLLTEARLPLVIDADALNIISQHNDLLDKIPAKSILTPHPKEFQRLAGETANDFDRLETGRKFAQKYNIIICLKGAHTAVILPNGDVHFNSTGNAGMATGGTGDVLTGIITSLLAQGYPPEHAAILGVYEHGLAGDRAASRKGQSAMIASDVIENLKID; this is encoded by the coding sequence ATGAAAATACTGAACGTAGGGCAAATAAGGGATTTAGATGCCTTCACAATTGAGAATGAGCCTGTTTCATCCGTTAACCTGATGGAAAGAGCGGCTCAGGCATTCTGCTGGTGGTTCTGTAACCAGTTTGTCAATACCAGGCCTGTAACTGTTTTTTGTGGCCAGGGTAATAACGGCGGCGACGGACTGGCCATTGCAAGGATCCTTTCACAGAAATGTTATGACGTCCGGGTATATATCATAGAACATACCGCCAATACGTCTGCCGATTTTTCGGAAAACCTGAAGCGGTTATCAGACCATCTCACGCCTTTTCAGATCAGAAAGGAAACCGATCTGCCCGATCTTTCAGAAAAAACAATTTGTATAGACGCCCTGCTGGGTTCAGGTTTATCGCGCCCTGCGGAAGGTATCATGGCAAAAGTAATAGGTCTTCTGAATACTTCCCGAAATAAAGTGGTATCGGTAGATATAGCCAGCGGCTTATTCATCGACAAATCCAATCAGGAAACGGATCCTATTATACAGCCTTTGTTCACCATCACATTTCAATTGCCCAAACTTGCATTTTTCATGCCACAGAATGCGGTTTTTGTGGGTGAGTGGCGGATCGTGGATATTGGTCTTGACACCGTGCACCTGCTGCAACAGCATACTCCCTATTACTATACTGACTCCGCTCATGCGGAATCAATCATCAGGCCGCGTAACAAATTTTCGCATAAAGGTACCTTCGGGCATGCACTCATTATTGCCGGGAGTTATGGAAAAATCGGGGCCGCCATATTGGCAGGAAAGGCTTGTCTGCGTTCAGGTGTTGGCTTGCTCACGCTCCATATACCTGAGTGCGGTTATGAAATTGCCCAGATATCGCTGCCCGAAGCCATGGTTTCTGTGGATGTAGATCGGAAATTCAACACAGCACTTGGGTCAGTTTCTTCCTATTCTTCTATTGGAATCGGACCCGGTCTGGGACAGGAAGATGCAACAGCTCAGATGCTGGCTAAACTTTTAACAGAAGCCAGGCTACCGCTTGTGATTGATGCCGATGCACTTAATATTATTTCACAGCATAATGATCTCTTAGACAAAATTCCAGCGAAAAGTATTTTAACCCCTCACCCCAAAGAGTTTCAACGGCTGGCGGGGGAAACCGCCAATGACTTTGACCGGCTGGAGACAGGAAGGAAATTTGCTCAGAAATATAATATAATCATTTGCCTGAAAGGTGCCCACACAGCCGTGATCCTGCCTAATGGCGACGTTCATTTTAATTCAACCGGAAATGCAGGTATGGCAACAGGCGGTACCGGTGACGTCTTAACCGGAATCATCACCAGCCTGCTGGCCCAGGGGTATCCCCCGGAGCATGCCGCCATACTCGGTGTTTACGAGCATGGCCTGGCGGGAGACAGGGCCGCATCCAGAAAAGGACAGAGCGCCATGATCGCCTCTGATGTGATCGAAAATCTGAAAATTGATTGA
- the rplS gene encoding 50S ribosomal protein L19, translating to MSELIKLVEATIENRKSEYPDFKSGDTINVHVKIREGNKERIQQFQGTVIQRRNLNSTGETFTVRKISNGIGVERVFPILSPSIAKIELLRRGKVRRARLFYLRGRQGKAARIKELKVSK from the coding sequence ATGAGCGAACTTATCAAACTCGTTGAAGCTACGATTGAAAATCGTAAATCCGAGTATCCTGATTTTAAATCAGGCGACACAATCAACGTTCACGTAAAAATCCGTGAAGGTAATAAAGAGCGTATCCAGCAGTTTCAGGGCACGGTAATTCAGCGCCGGAACCTAAACTCAACAGGTGAAACTTTTACTGTGCGTAAAATCTCCAATGGTATCGGAGTGGAGCGTGTTTTCCCAATTCTTTCACCAAGTATCGCGAAAATCGAATTACTTCGTCGTGGTAAGGTACGTCGTGCACGTTTGTTTTATCTGCGTGGACGTCAGGGTAAAGCAGCTCGTATCAAAGAGCTTAAGGTATCGAAATAA
- the dapF gene encoding diaminopimelate epimerase has protein sequence MEITFYKYQGTGNDFVMIDDRSENFPVDNELIAHLCHRRFGIGADGLILLRHAEGYDFRMVYFNADGGEGSMCGNGGRCVVRFAHDLGIFSEHTSFIAVDGPHEASVDGEVISLKMSPVNKVEQYEAYDFMNTGSPHYVTYVDDIKETEVVEIGKDIRYGPKYGPVGGTNVNFIEVLRNNHLSVRTYERGVEDETYSCGTGVTACALSAHLREGWASPIVVDTVGGTLEVSFNALPGNTFDEIYLTGPAMRVYEGRVTQ, from the coding sequence ATGGAAATTACATTTTATAAATATCAGGGTACGGGGAATGATTTTGTGATGATCGATGACCGATCGGAAAATTTCCCTGTGGATAACGAGCTGATCGCTCATTTGTGTCACCGCCGGTTTGGTATCGGGGCAGACGGGCTCATCCTTCTTCGCCACGCCGAAGGTTATGACTTTCGCATGGTTTATTTCAATGCAGACGGCGGCGAAGGGAGCATGTGTGGAAATGGCGGAAGGTGTGTGGTTCGCTTTGCCCATGATCTTGGGATTTTTAGTGAGCACACTTCCTTCATTGCCGTGGATGGTCCCCACGAAGCAAGTGTGGACGGTGAGGTGATCAGTCTGAAAATGTCCCCGGTTAACAAGGTAGAGCAGTATGAGGCGTACGATTTTATGAATACCGGATCACCGCATTATGTAACTTATGTTGACGATATCAAGGAAACAGAGGTGGTGGAGATAGGGAAAGATATTCGCTATGGGCCGAAATACGGACCTGTGGGAGGTACCAATGTGAATTTTATTGAGGTCCTAAGAAATAATCATCTGAGTGTACGGACATACGAAAGAGGCGTGGAGGATGAAACTTATTCCTGTGGTACCGGTGTAACGGCCTGTGCGCTTTCGGCACATTTGCGGGAAGGCTGGGCTAGCCCCATTGTCGTGGATACCGTCGGAGGAACGCTCGAGGTATCATTTAATGCGCTGCCGGGAAATACATTTGATGAAATATACCTCACAGGCCCGGCAATGCGTGTGTATGAAGGCAGGGTTACGCAGTAA
- a CDS encoding rhodanese-like domain-containing protein has product MQKNTFTDISLSEMQQLRSNTDTVVVDVRESWEFEEFNEGGINIPLADIRQKRDLLDPFQTIIVICTNGVRSKVAAMDYCRVPEWADKKILHVKGGIIESV; this is encoded by the coding sequence ATGCAAAAAAACACTTTTACAGACATCTCCCTTTCAGAAATGCAACAGCTTCGTAGCAACACGGATACTGTGGTGGTAGATGTACGGGAAAGTTGGGAATTTGAAGAATTCAATGAAGGAGGAATCAATATACCCCTGGCAGATATCAGGCAAAAAAGGGACCTTCTGGATCCCTTTCAAACCATCATTGTTATCTGTACCAATGGCGTCAGAAGCAAAGTAGCCGCCATGGATTACTGCCGGGTTCCGGAGTGGGCAGATAAGAAAATTTTGCATGTCAAAGGCGGCATCATCGAATCTGTATGA
- a CDS encoding DEAD/DEAH box helicase, with protein MTFQDLELIEPISKALKEEGYTTPTPIQVKSIPIILDRRDLLGCAQTGTGKTAAFAIPILQILSESPLGRGERSRIRSLILTPTRELAIQIGESFEAYGRHASVRHTVIFGGVGQKPQTDALQRGVDILIATPGRLLDLINQGFIKLNQLEIFVLDEADRMLDMGFVHDVKKVIKLLPAKRQSLFFSATMPPAIVALANTILSNPAKVEVTPVSSTADTIRQSVFFVDKSDKNSLLLHILKDSAITTALVFTRTKHGADKVVKVLRKAGVTSEAIHGNKSQNARQNALKNFKAQTTRVLVATDIAARGIDVDDLTHVINYEIPNIPETYVHRIGRTGRAGAKGTALSFCDVEEKPYLKDIHKLIAKNIPVVKDHPYSK; from the coding sequence ATGACATTTCAAGATTTAGAACTCATTGAGCCTATATCCAAGGCTCTGAAAGAAGAAGGATACACTACGCCAACACCCATTCAGGTTAAATCAATTCCAATTATATTAGATCGCCGGGATTTGCTGGGCTGTGCGCAGACCGGTACGGGAAAAACGGCTGCTTTCGCAATTCCTATTTTACAGATATTGTCAGAATCGCCACTTGGAAGAGGAGAAAGAAGCAGGATCCGGTCGCTTATCCTGACACCCACCCGTGAGTTGGCTATTCAGATCGGTGAAAGCTTTGAAGCTTATGGCAGACACGCATCCGTACGCCATACCGTAATTTTCGGAGGAGTTGGACAAAAACCTCAAACCGATGCTTTGCAACGAGGTGTTGATATACTGATTGCCACTCCCGGAAGATTACTAGACCTTATCAATCAGGGATTTATAAAATTAAATCAGCTCGAAATTTTCGTATTGGACGAAGCGGACCGCATGCTGGATATGGGGTTTGTGCATGACGTAAAAAAGGTAATTAAGCTTTTACCCGCCAAACGCCAGTCGCTGTTTTTCTCTGCAACAATGCCCCCGGCGATTGTCGCCCTCGCCAACACGATCCTCTCCAATCCGGCCAAAGTAGAGGTTACCCCCGTCTCGTCTACTGCTGATACGATTCGCCAGTCCGTATTTTTTGTTGATAAATCGGACAAAAATTCTTTGTTGCTGCATATCCTGAAAGATTCAGCCATTACCACCGCACTTGTATTTACCCGGACCAAACACGGCGCCGACAAGGTTGTGAAGGTATTACGTAAGGCGGGAGTAACGTCAGAGGCCATTCATGGGAACAAATCGCAGAATGCGCGCCAGAATGCTTTGAAAAATTTCAAAGCACAAACGACGCGGGTTTTGGTCGCTACCGACATTGCGGCAAGAGGTATTGACGTGGACGATCTGACGCATGTGATCAACTATGAGATTCCCAATATTCCAGAAACGTATGTACACCGCATCGGGCGTACAGGACGTGCGGGTGCGAAGGGAACGGCATTGTCTTTCTGCGATGTAGAGGAAAAACCATACCTGAAAGATATCCACAAACTGATCGCTAAAAATATTCCGGTAGTAAAGGACCACCCCTACTCGAAATAA
- a CDS encoding Ada metal-binding domain-containing protein — translation MAMIRHRDISDCDLKSAIRAGVIAFGGNMSLRIYGQLGCKSGKRMKPENRLFFRSEQEAVAQGYRPCAHCMRKQYIQWKQSI, via the coding sequence ATGGCTATGATCAGGCATAGGGATATCAGTGACTGCGATCTGAAATCAGCCATCAGAGCAGGTGTCATTGCTTTTGGCGGAAACATGAGTCTTAGGATTTACGGACAACTCGGGTGTAAGTCAGGCAAGCGTATGAAGCCGGAAAACCGCCTCTTTTTTAGGTCGGAGCAAGAAGCTGTTGCTCAAGGTTACCGGCCATGCGCCCATTGTATGAGAAAACAGTACATACAGTGGAAACAATCAATTTAG
- a CDS encoding 2OG-Fe(II) oxygenase yields MDALKSRIEAVDWPKITGEMHEKGYAVIPSVLTAMQCEELKRNYENPAIYRKTVTMERHGFGLGEYKYFSYPLPGLIQRIREDIYPKLAPIANLWMQVLQMDSRFPDTFEGLQTLCRASNQTKPTALILKYGKGDYNTLHQDLYGDVYFPIQTVLFLNEPDTDFTGGEFVLTQQTPRAQSKAIVLQPDKGDMLIFTTNFRPVKGSRGYYRARIKHGVSELHSGERHTLGVIFHDALN; encoded by the coding sequence ATGGACGCACTAAAATCAAGAATCGAAGCGGTTGACTGGCCGAAAATAACCGGAGAAATGCATGAAAAGGGATATGCTGTCATTCCCTCGGTACTGACTGCCATGCAATGCGAGGAGCTAAAAAGAAATTACGAAAACCCTGCCATTTACAGAAAAACAGTCACAATGGAGCGCCATGGTTTTGGCTTGGGTGAATACAAGTATTTCAGCTATCCCTTACCCGGTTTGATCCAGCGTATCCGTGAAGATATATATCCTAAACTGGCACCTATAGCAAATTTGTGGATGCAGGTACTGCAGATGGACTCCCGCTTTCCTGATACCTTCGAAGGCCTGCAAACGCTTTGTCGTGCAAGCAATCAGACAAAACCTACGGCTCTGATCCTCAAATATGGAAAGGGCGATTACAATACACTGCATCAGGACTTATATGGTGATGTGTATTTCCCAATTCAAACAGTTTTATTTCTGAACGAGCCAGATACCGATTTCACAGGAGGAGAATTTGTACTTACCCAGCAAACACCCCGCGCCCAGTCAAAAGCTATTGTTTTGCAACCCGACAAAGGAGATATGCTCATTTTCACTACAAATTTTCGCCCGGTAAAAGGCAGCAGAGGGTATTACCGTGCCCGCATCAAACATGGCGTGAGCGAGCTACATTCGGGTGAGCGGCACACCCTTGGAGTCATTTTTCATGATGCTTTAAACTGA
- a CDS encoding methylated-DNA--[protein]-cysteine S-methyltransferase, whose translation MSEQDIINYNRIAEAIDYIKQNFQKQPGLDELAEKVNLSPFHFQRLFTDWAGVSPKKFLQYISIEYAKQILKEKQATLFDAAYETGLSGTGRLHDLFVKIEGMTPGEFKNGGENLSINYSYTESPFGNMVVASTPKGICYMAFADGEEKALADMKRHFPNAAFRQMLDLSQQNALYIFTHDWSKLNQIKLHLKGTEFQLKVWEALLKIPMGELSTYGKLAEKIQSPKASRAVGTAIGSNPVAFLIPCHRVIQSTGNFGGYMWGPIRKTAIIGWEAARTAGNF comes from the coding sequence ATGAGCGAGCAGGATATCATCAATTATAACCGGATTGCCGAGGCAATAGATTATATCAAACAAAACTTTCAAAAACAGCCGGGACTGGATGAGCTGGCGGAAAAAGTGAACCTGAGCCCGTTTCATTTTCAAAGGCTGTTTACAGACTGGGCCGGGGTGAGCCCCAAGAAATTCTTACAGTACATCAGCATTGAATACGCCAAACAGATCCTGAAGGAAAAACAGGCCACATTGTTTGACGCTGCCTATGAAACCGGCCTTTCAGGTACCGGACGTCTGCACGATCTTTTTGTAAAAATAGAAGGAATGACTCCGGGAGAATTTAAGAATGGCGGAGAAAACCTCTCAATCAATTACAGTTATACCGAGAGCCCATTTGGGAATATGGTGGTGGCATCAACCCCCAAGGGAATTTGTTATATGGCATTTGCCGACGGTGAAGAAAAGGCACTGGCAGATATGAAACGGCATTTTCCCAACGCCGCATTCCGGCAGATGCTGGACCTCAGCCAGCAAAATGCGCTCTATATTTTTACGCACGACTGGAGTAAACTAAACCAGATCAAATTGCATCTGAAAGGAACGGAATTCCAGCTAAAGGTTTGGGAAGCGCTTTTAAAAATTCCCATGGGAGAACTTTCGACATATGGAAAACTGGCGGAAAAAATCCAGAGTCCCAAAGCTTCCCGGGCTGTGGGTACCGCGATAGGAAGTAACCCGGTCGCGTTCCTGATCCCGTGTCATAGAGTGATCCAGTCTACCGGGAATTTTGGTGGCTACATGTGGGGCCCCATCCGTAAAACAGCGATCATTGGTTGGGAGGCAGCCAGAACAGCCGGTAATTTTTAG